A single region of the Blattabacterium cuenoti genome encodes:
- the accC gene encoding acetyl-CoA carboxylase biotin carboxylase subunit, with protein sequence MFKKILIANRGEIALRIIRTAKEMGIKTVAVYSTEDKYSLHVYFADEAVCIGPPPPYKSYLNVPNLISAAEITNADAIHPGYGFLSENAYFSSMCTKHGIKFIGANPNHMIQMGNKISAKKTMKKAGISCLPGSDCFSELSYKEIEKIADKIGYPIIIKAVSGGGGKGIRSVLDKNSLKNSWEEAKQEAWVCFGKKDFYVEKLILDPRHIEIQIIGDQYGKACHLSERDCSIQRRNQKLVEEAPSPFLTTSLRKKMGDKAVKAAEFIRYEGVGTIEFLVDKNKNFYFMEMNPRIQVEHPITEEITGVDLIQEQIFLAYGKKLSLKKNSYPKMYSIECRINAEEPYQNFRPFSGKITQMHLPGGKGVRVDTHIYAGYFITHYYDSMIAKIITTAKTRKETIEKMRRSLEEFVIEGIRTTIPFHRKLMQNDDFIKGNYNTNFVDKINLDFLGNL encoded by the coding sequence ATGTTTAAAAAAATATTAATAGCTAATCGTGGAGAAATAGCTTTAAGAATCATACGAACAGCCAAAGAAATGGGAATAAAAACTGTGGCTGTTTATTCTACGGAAGATAAATATAGTCTTCATGTTTATTTTGCTGATGAAGCTGTATGTATTGGTCCTCCTCCTCCATATAAATCCTATTTAAACGTTCCAAATTTAATTTCTGCAGCAGAAATTACAAATGCTGATGCTATTCATCCTGGATATGGATTTTTATCTGAGAATGCATATTTTTCGTCTATGTGCACTAAACATGGAATAAAATTTATAGGAGCTAACCCAAATCATATGATTCAAATGGGAAATAAAATTTCAGCTAAAAAAACCATGAAAAAAGCTGGAATTTCTTGTTTACCAGGATCTGATTGTTTTTCTGAATTATCTTATAAAGAAATAGAAAAAATTGCAGATAAAATAGGATATCCTATCATAATAAAAGCTGTTTCTGGAGGTGGAGGTAAAGGGATACGATCTGTTTTAGATAAAAATAGTTTAAAAAATTCTTGGGAAGAAGCTAAACAAGAAGCTTGGGTTTGTTTTGGGAAAAAGGATTTTTATGTAGAAAAGCTCATTTTAGATCCAAGACATATAGAAATACAAATAATAGGAGATCAGTATGGAAAAGCATGTCATTTATCAGAAAGAGATTGTTCTATTCAAAGAAGAAATCAAAAATTAGTCGAAGAAGCCCCATCTCCATTTTTAACTACATCTCTTAGAAAAAAAATGGGGGATAAAGCAGTAAAAGCAGCTGAATTTATTCGTTATGAAGGAGTAGGAACTATAGAATTTTTAGTAGATAAAAATAAAAATTTTTATTTTATGGAAATGAATCCAAGAATTCAAGTAGAGCATCCTATTACAGAAGAAATAACAGGGGTAGATTTAATTCAAGAGCAAATATTTTTGGCTTATGGGAAAAAACTTTCTCTAAAAAAAAATTCTTATCCAAAAATGTATTCAATAGAATGCAGAATTAATGCAGAAGAACCGTATCAAAACTTTCGTCCTTTTTCCGGAAAAATTACCCAAATGCATTTACCAGGAGGTAAAGGAGTTCGTGTTGATACACATATTTATGCAGGATATTTTATTACACATTATTATGATTCTATGATTGCTAAAATTATTACTACGGCAAAAACAAGAAAAGAAACTATTGAAAAAATGCGTCGTTCTTTAGAAGAATTTGTTATAGAAGGAATACGCACTACTATTCCTTTTCATAGAAAACTTATGCAAAATGATGATTTTATAAAAGGAAATTATAATACAAATTTTGTAGATAAAATAAATTTAGATTTTTTAGGGAATTTGTAG
- the htpG gene encoding molecular chaperone HtpG, with protein MEKNKISVTSDNIFPIIKKFLYSDQEVFLRELVSNATDAVLKLKTIVELGNFDDFIDDFKIKIIIDKKNKSIHIIDNGIGMTKEEIKKYINQIAFSGAEEFIKKYKTSNIIGHFGLGFYSSFIVSNQVQIFTKSYKKNASSIFWSCDGSTNFIIKEIEKKNRGTKIVLFLNEESKEFLEYNRILKLLQKYCKFMPITISLSSIEDKEKETIINNINPAWKINPLQLSDKNYLNFYHELYSHQLDDPLFWIHLNIDHPFNLTGILFFPKIEKRIDIQKERIHLYQNQVYITDNLEGIVADFLSLLRGVIDSPDIPLNVSRSHLQSDPSVKNISKYITRKVADKLDSMFRNHRKDFQNKWENIKIIVEYGMISTENFFVKAIKFFIFSTVNNVYFTLDEFKEKIKETQKNKEGKIVFLYSSDKEKQYSYIKEAKDRNYEILILNSPISVHLIQKLEFSYKEICFVRVDSDHIDKLINHKKEDKCYSELSETEKKNLKNIISSNLMENYKFSIKLENLSKKDYPFLIIVPEFLRRIKEMNSIGKEFFEKDKEKYYQLIVNTNHIFMKKILKETCEKKREKMIQEVLNLTLLSQNLLHGKNLTLFISEKLENLTKK; from the coding sequence ATGGAAAAAAATAAAATTAGTGTTACTTCAGATAATATTTTTCCTATTATTAAAAAATTTCTTTATTCTGATCAAGAAGTTTTTTTGCGTGAACTTGTTTCCAATGCAACAGATGCTGTTCTTAAATTAAAAACGATAGTAGAACTAGGAAATTTTGATGATTTTATTGATGATTTTAAAATTAAAATTATCATAGATAAAAAAAATAAAAGTATTCATATTATAGATAATGGGATTGGTATGACAAAAGAAGAAATAAAAAAATATATTAATCAAATAGCTTTTTCTGGAGCAGAGGAATTTATTAAAAAATATAAAACATCTAATATTATTGGACATTTTGGATTAGGTTTTTATTCTTCTTTTATCGTGTCAAATCAAGTACAGATATTTACTAAATCTTATAAAAAAAATGCATCATCTATATTTTGGTCTTGTGATGGATCTACAAATTTTATTATAAAAGAAATAGAAAAAAAAAACAGAGGAACAAAAATTGTTTTGTTTCTTAATGAAGAAAGCAAGGAATTTTTGGAATATAATCGTATTTTAAAATTATTACAAAAGTATTGTAAATTTATGCCTATCACAATTTCTTTATCCTCAATAGAGGATAAAGAAAAAGAAACTATAATCAATAATATTAATCCTGCTTGGAAGATAAATCCACTTCAGTTAAGTGATAAAAATTATTTAAATTTTTATCATGAATTATATTCTCATCAGTTAGATGATCCTTTATTTTGGATACATTTAAATATAGATCATCCTTTTAATTTGACAGGTATTTTATTTTTTCCGAAAATAGAAAAAAGAATTGACATACAAAAAGAAAGAATTCATTTATATCAAAATCAAGTTTATATTACGGATAATTTAGAAGGGATTGTAGCAGATTTTCTTAGTTTATTAAGAGGAGTTATAGATTCTCCGGATATTCCACTTAATGTATCACGTTCTCATTTACAATCAGATCCATCCGTAAAAAATATATCAAAATATATAACAAGAAAAGTAGCAGATAAATTGGATTCTATGTTTAGAAATCATAGAAAAGATTTTCAAAATAAATGGGAAAATATAAAGATTATAGTAGAATATGGAATGATTAGTACAGAAAACTTCTTTGTTAAAGCTATAAAATTTTTTATTTTTTCCACTGTTAATAATGTTTACTTTACTTTAGATGAGTTTAAAGAAAAAATAAAAGAAACCCAAAAAAATAAAGAAGGTAAAATTGTTTTTCTTTATTCTTCAGATAAAGAGAAACAATATAGTTATATTAAAGAAGCAAAAGATAGAAATTATGAAATTTTAATTTTAAATAGCCCTATATCGGTTCATTTAATACAAAAATTGGAATTTTCTTATAAAGAAATTTGTTTTGTTCGAGTGGATTCAGATCATATTGATAAATTAATTAATCATAAAAAAGAGGATAAATGTTATTCAGAACTTTCGGAAACAGAAAAGAAAAATTTAAAAAATATTATTAGTTCTAATTTAATGGAAAATTATAAATTTTCCATTAAATTAGAAAATTTATCCAAAAAAGATTATCCATTTTTAATTATCGTTCCAGAATTTTTAAGGAGAATAAAAGAAATGAATTCTATAGGAAAGGAATTTTTTGAAAAAGATAAAGAAAAATATTATCAATTAATAGTAAATACAAATCATATTTTTATGAAAAAAATATTAAAAGAAACATGTGAAAAAAAAAGAGAAAAAATGATTCAAGAAGTTTTAAACTTAACTCTTTTATCTCAAAATTTGTTACATGGAAAAAATCTTACTCTGTTTATATCAGAAAAATTAGAAAATCTTACTAAAAAATAA
- the rpmF gene encoding 50S ribosomal protein L32 — protein MAHPKRRQSKSRRNKRRNHFKIKEPLLVKCPLTNKKHLYHHAYWHENKLYYRGKIVYSK, from the coding sequence ATGGCACATCCTAAAAGAAGACAGTCTAAGTCTAGAAGAAATAAAAGAAGAAATCATTTTAAAATAAAAGAACCTTTATTAGTTAAATGCCCTTTAACAAATAAAAAACATCTATATCACCATGCTTATTGGCATGAAAATAAACTCTATTATAGAGGAAAAATTGTATATAGCAAATAA
- the rpmG gene encoding 50S ribosomal protein L33 — MGKKGNRIQIILECTEQIKSGISGSSRYVTTKNRKNTPNRIELKKYNAVLRKYTIHKEIK, encoded by the coding sequence ATGGGTAAAAAAGGGAATAGAATACAAATTATATTAGAATGTACTGAACAAATAAAAAGTGGTATTTCAGGTTCTTCTAGATATGTGACAACAAAAAATAGAAAAAATACGCCGAATAGAATTGAACTAAAAAAATATAATGCAGTATTAAGAAAATATACTATTCATAAAGAAATTAAATAA
- the prfA gene encoding peptide chain release factor 1, whose translation MKKTSLIQKLEVFKKEFHDISKYIMDPDIISNKKKYKILLKKYFKLKKIVFIYDKYKKKLALLQEANFILENDSDTDLKELAYIEKTKILEKLSTIEKKSYDLILSEGEPTEDDRNAIVELRSGTGGDEACLFVEDILRMYTMYFKKSGWKYKIIHAQKGGIKGYKEIILDVVHNNGKEGVYGNLKFESGVHRVQRIPKTESKGRVHTSAITVAVFPQVKNIEVNINLSDIKKETFRSSGSGGQHVNKTESAVRLTHIPSKITVECQEERSQHKNFEKAINVLQSRIYQIEKEKRLKKISIKRKSLVSTGDRSVKIRTYNYPKNKVMDHRIQKSIYDLTGFMNGNIQEMINFLKLYEKKIILQIP comes from the coding sequence ATGAAAAAAACTTCATTAATTCAAAAATTAGAAGTATTCAAAAAAGAATTTCATGATATTTCAAAATATATCATGGACCCGGATATTATATCCAATAAAAAAAAATACAAAATTTTACTAAAAAAATATTTTAAACTAAAGAAAATAGTTTTTATTTATGATAAATACAAAAAAAAATTAGCTTTGCTTCAAGAAGCAAACTTTATATTGGAAAACGATTCAGATACGGATCTGAAAGAATTAGCCTATATAGAAAAAACAAAAATTTTAGAAAAATTATCTACTATTGAAAAAAAATCCTATGATCTTATTTTATCCGAAGGAGAACCAACAGAAGATGATAGAAATGCTATTGTAGAACTACGTTCTGGAACAGGAGGGGATGAAGCATGTCTTTTTGTAGAAGATATATTAAGAATGTATACTATGTATTTTAAAAAATCAGGTTGGAAATATAAAATTATACATGCTCAAAAAGGAGGAATAAAAGGATATAAAGAAATTATTTTAGATGTTGTCCATAATAATGGAAAGGAAGGGGTTTATGGAAATTTAAAATTCGAATCAGGAGTACACAGAGTACAAAGAATTCCAAAAACAGAATCTAAAGGAAGAGTACATACATCTGCTATAACAGTTGCTGTATTTCCCCAAGTAAAAAATATAGAGGTAAATATTAATTTATCTGATATAAAAAAAGAAACTTTTAGATCTAGTGGATCTGGAGGACAACACGTAAATAAAACAGAATCTGCTGTACGATTAACTCATATACCAAGTAAAATAACAGTGGAATGCCAAGAAGAACGTTCTCAACACAAAAATTTTGAAAAAGCGATAAATGTTTTACAATCTCGTATTTATCAAATTGAAAAAGAAAAAAGATTAAAAAAAATATCTATAAAGAGAAAATCTTTAGTATCCACTGGGGATCGTTCTGTTAAAATTCGTACCTATAATTATCCAAAAAATAAAGTAATGGATCATAGAATACAAAAATCTATTTATGATCTTACAGGATTTATGAATGGTAATATTCAAGAAATGATTAATTTTTTGAAATTATATGAAAAAAAAATAATACTACAAATTCCCTAA
- a CDS encoding DUF4293 family protein, with protein MLYRIQTFYLFISILIDSFFLYFFYQKKYFFTSFSLRKIIFIFIIICLILSILSFIFFKNGKLQIFINKINILINCTHPILILLCNRSNKSIFLKKEMFFVLLCFFHICILYMANKTIKRDLKLIHSMNRIR; from the coding sequence ATGTTATATCGAATACAAACATTCTATTTATTTATTTCTATTTTAATTGATTCTTTTTTTTTATATTTTTTTTATCAAAAAAAATATTTTTTTACTTCTTTCTCTTTGAGAAAAATAATTTTTATTTTTATAATTATATGTTTAATTCTATCTATTTTAAGTTTTATTTTTTTCAAAAATGGAAAATTGCAAATATTTATTAATAAAATAAATATACTTATAAACTGCACTCATCCTATATTAATTTTATTATGCAATAGATCGAATAAATCCATTTTTTTAAAAAAAGAAATGTTCTTTGTCTTATTATGTTTTTTTCATATATGTATTTTGTACATGGCTAATAAAACTATAAAACGAGATTTAAAATTAATTCATTCTATGAATAGAATACGATGA
- a CDS encoding DUF4295 family protein: MSKKMVENNKKKVLKKMTLAIKIVKSKKSGFYTFENKILTNEEVKNFFLKK; this comes from the coding sequence ATGTCTAAAAAAATGGTGGAAAATAATAAAAAAAAAGTTTTAAAAAAAATGACTTTGGCTATAAAAATAGTGAAATCTAAAAAGTCTGGTTTTTATACCTTTGAAAATAAAATACTAACGAATGAAGAAGTAAAAAATTTTTTCTTAAAAAAGTAA
- the rpmB gene encoding 50S ribosomal protein L28, which translates to MSKICELTGKKAMVGNKVSHANNKKKRRFNINLCKKRFFLIKEKKWITLKICTSTIKLINKIGIENVLKRFKYKINNG; encoded by the coding sequence ATGTCAAAAATTTGTGAATTGACAGGAAAAAAAGCAATGGTAGGAAACAAAGTTTCTCATGCTAATAATAAAAAAAAACGTCGCTTTAATATAAACTTATGCAAAAAACGTTTCTTTCTAATCAAAGAAAAAAAATGGATTACTTTAAAAATTTGCACTTCTACAATAAAACTTATCAATAAAATAGGAATTGAAAATGTATTAAAACGTTTTAAATATAAAATAAATAATGGGTAA
- a CDS encoding DNA recombination protein RmuC: protein MIFFYIILLCFFIFCIFFIKKLELFFIKEFKDQQNEIQKLSQYNRKELGDSLIELKNELIQTIRYYQNDINHKIQFYIDHQSNKLDSIHLEQEKLIQLIEKKLEEIKENVHDKLQTSLNMHLGKSFEIIGNQLFSLQEGLGEMKILAKDVSSLKRTLNHVKICGSFSEMQLSMLLEQILSPEQYASNVITKSNTNFVVEFAIKLPGLGDGNIIWLPIDVKFPKETYEKVQKAYREGEKKNIEIAIKNMESVLKKMSKDIREKYIDPPHTTDFAIIFLPFEGIYAEIARNSSLLEELLRKYKTVITGPSTLAAVLNSLQIGFRTLAIQKRSSEVWSILETVKQEFKKFGILLHQAQNKLQGASKDIDKLLGVRTNVIDKKLKDIENNY from the coding sequence ATGATTTTTTTCTATATTATTTTACTTTGTTTTTTTATTTTTTGCATCTTTTTTATAAAAAAATTGGAATTATTTTTTATAAAAGAATTTAAAGATCAACAAAATGAGATACAAAAATTATCTCAATATAACAGAAAAGAACTGGGTGATTCTTTAATAGAACTAAAAAATGAATTAATACAAACTATAAGATATTATCAAAATGATATAAACCATAAAATTCAATTTTATATTGATCACCAATCTAATAAGTTAGATTCTATTCATCTAGAACAAGAAAAGTTGATTCAACTTATTGAAAAAAAACTTGAAGAAATAAAAGAAAATGTTCATGATAAACTTCAAACTTCTTTAAATATGCATTTAGGAAAATCATTTGAAATTATTGGTAATCAATTATTTTCTTTACAAGAAGGATTGGGTGAAATGAAAATTTTAGCTAAAGATGTCAGTTCTTTGAAAAGAACCTTAAATCATGTAAAAATATGTGGAAGTTTTAGTGAAATGCAACTTTCAATGCTTTTAGAACAAATTTTATCTCCAGAACAATATGCTTCTAATGTAATAACAAAATCTAATACAAATTTTGTGGTAGAATTTGCAATTAAACTACCAGGACTTGGAGACGGAAATATAATATGGTTACCTATTGATGTTAAATTTCCAAAAGAAACTTATGAAAAAGTACAAAAAGCTTATCGTGAAGGAGAAAAAAAAAATATAGAAATAGCTATAAAAAATATGGAATCTGTACTTAAAAAAATGTCTAAAGATATTAGAGAAAAATACATAGATCCTCCACATACCACTGATTTTGCAATTATTTTTTTACCTTTTGAAGGAATTTATGCTGAAATAGCAAGAAATTCTAGTTTATTAGAAGAATTATTAAGAAAATACAAAACCGTAATAACAGGACCATCTACATTAGCAGCTGTTTTAAATAGTTTACAGATAGGATTTCGAACTTTAGCGATTCAAAAAAGAAGTTCTGAAGTTTGGAGTATTTTAGAAACAGTAAAACAAGAATTTAAAAAATTTGGGATATTACTTCACCAAGCACAAAACAAATTGCAAGGAGCTTCAAAAGATATTGATAAATTATTAGGTGTTAGGACTAATGTAATTGATAAAAAATTAAAGGATATAGAAAATAATTATTAA
- a CDS encoding YebC/PmpR family DNA-binding transcriptional regulator, with amino-acid sequence MSGHSKWSNIQHRKSNQDFIKSRKFSKIIKEITISVKESGLNNFRFKNAVMNAKSINIPKNTIEKAIKKALQIKTNDYKNLNLEGKLHGISMIIECMTNNSTRTISNIRTFFNKNGGRLCHNGELTHLFHRIGIFYIKKKDIHYSMDDFELMTIDFGSKDFVKDHNMVYVYTDFKYFGYMKNNLEKLEILHEYKVKRTPKQMKNILEEKKKKVLNFIENIEKNEDIENIYSNLV; translated from the coding sequence ATGTCAGGACATAGCAAATGGTCAAATATACAGCATAGAAAATCTAATCAAGATTTTATAAAATCTAGAAAATTTTCAAAAATAATCAAAGAAATCACTATATCTGTTAAAGAATCAGGGTTAAATAATTTTCGTTTTAAAAATGCGGTAATGAATGCGAAGTCCATTAATATTCCTAAAAATACTATAGAAAAAGCCATAAAAAAAGCTTTACAAATCAAAACAAATGATTACAAAAATTTAAACTTAGAAGGAAAATTACACGGAATTAGTATGATAATAGAATGTATGACAAATAATAGTACTAGAACAATTTCTAATATCAGAACATTTTTTAATAAAAATGGAGGAAGATTATGTCATAATGGAGAATTAACTCATTTGTTTCATAGAATAGGAATTTTTTATATAAAAAAAAAAGACATCCATTATTCAATGGATGATTTTGAACTTATGACAATAGATTTTGGATCTAAGGATTTTGTAAAAGATCATAATATGGTTTATGTTTACACAGATTTTAAGTATTTTGGATATATGAAAAATAATTTAGAAAAATTAGAAATATTACATGAATACAAAGTCAAACGTACTCCAAAACAAATGAAAAATATTTTAGAAGAAAAGAAAAAAAAAGTATTGAATTTTATTGAAAATATTGAAAAAAATGAAGATATAGAAAATATTTATTCTAATTTAGTTTAG
- the ftsY gene encoding signal recognition particle-docking protein FtsY — protein sequence MFFQKKETKKTFDNDLEKTRVSFFSKIKNLFLKKSKIETDIIDHIEEILLSADIGIFTTVKIINNLEKSIKKEKYRNTQDIYILLKKEIENLFTNIKNESLEHKIKYHKKPYVIMMVGVNGVGKTTTIGKLAFFLKKKGFSSIIGASDTFRAAAIDQLEIWANKAKVPLIKQHMHADPASVAYDTLQSAKSKKKDAVIIDTAGRLQNRIGLMEELSKISRVMKKIIPESPHEIMLVLDATTGQNAFEQVKKFTSFVGVSSIILTKIEGTAKGGVVIGIMDQFKIPIQYIGTGEKIQNLKKFDGKKFIDSFFEKK from the coding sequence ATGTTTTTTCAAAAAAAGGAAACAAAAAAAACATTCGATAATGATTTAGAAAAAACTAGAGTATCTTTTTTTTCTAAAATAAAAAATCTTTTTTTGAAAAAATCAAAAATAGAGACAGATATTATTGATCATATAGAGGAGATTTTGTTATCTGCAGATATAGGAATTTTTACTACTGTAAAAATTATTAATAATTTAGAGAAAAGTATTAAAAAAGAAAAATATAGAAATACACAAGATATATATATTCTTTTAAAGAAAGAAATAGAAAATCTTTTTACAAATATTAAAAATGAAAGTTTAGAACATAAAATAAAATATCATAAAAAACCATATGTAATCATGATGGTAGGAGTTAATGGAGTAGGAAAAACAACTACAATTGGAAAATTAGCTTTTTTTTTAAAAAAAAAAGGTTTTAGTTCAATTATAGGAGCTTCTGATACATTTAGAGCTGCAGCTATTGATCAGCTTGAAATATGGGCAAATAAAGCTAAAGTTCCTTTAATAAAACAACATATGCATGCAGATCCAGCATCTGTTGCATATGATACTTTACAATCTGCTAAATCTAAAAAAAAAGATGCGGTAATAATTGATACAGCCGGTAGATTACAAAATCGTATTGGTCTTATGGAAGAGCTTTCTAAAATTAGTAGAGTAATGAAAAAAATTATTCCTGAATCTCCTCATGAAATTATGCTTGTTTTAGATGCAACTACGGGTCAAAATGCTTTTGAACAGGTAAAAAAATTTACTTCTTTTGTTGGAGTATCTTCTATTATTTTAACAAAAATAGAAGGTACGGCTAAAGGTGGAGTAGTGATTGGTATTATGGATCAATTTAAAATTCCCATTCAGTATATCGGTACAGGGGAAAAAATACAAAATTTGAAAAAATTCGATGGGAAAAAATTTATTGATTCTTTTTTCGAAAAAAAATAA
- the rho gene encoding transcription termination factor Rho: protein MFDITELKSKKLFELQEIARSSGIKKCTHLRKNELLEKIITIFNNKNSLKKGFNMRKNNESKNNSFTESKSINNGKKKSQEHLKIYNSKFSSESIKYQKKHQNFSNWKKNEKSESHPHTSSHGIEGISQKNKYRTPEYEFEGIIISEGVLEIMPENYGFLRSSDFNYLSSPDDIYVSQSQIRLFGMKTGDTIRGEVRPPKNGEKYFPLIKILEINGRPPAFVRERNSFEHLTPLFPNEKFKLAEKNATLSTRIVDLFTPIGKGQRGMIVAPPKTGKTTLLKEIANAIAANHPEVYLIILLIDERPEEVTDMQRNVKGEVIASTFDEPADRHVKVANIVLQKAKRMVECSHDVVILLDSITRLARAYNTVSPASGKVLSGGVDANALHRPKRFFGAARNIENGGSLSIIATAMIDTGSKMDEVIFEEFKGTGNKELQLDRRIANKRIYPAIDLVSSSTRKDDLLLDTNTLQRMWILRKHLSDMNPVEAMEFLRSRIARTQNNEEFLISMNG, encoded by the coding sequence ATGTTTGATATTACTGAATTAAAAAGTAAAAAACTTTTTGAATTACAGGAGATTGCTCGTTCTTCAGGTATAAAAAAATGTACACATTTACGAAAAAACGAACTCCTAGAAAAAATTATTACCATTTTTAATAACAAAAATTCTTTAAAAAAAGGATTTAATATGCGAAAAAATAATGAATCTAAAAATAATTCATTTACAGAAAGTAAAAGTATAAATAATGGTAAAAAAAAATCTCAAGAACATTTAAAAATATATAATTCAAAATTTTCATCAGAATCTATAAAATATCAAAAAAAACATCAAAATTTTTCTAATTGGAAAAAAAATGAAAAATCGGAATCTCACCCTCATACTTCATCTCATGGAATAGAAGGTATATCACAAAAAAATAAATATCGTACTCCTGAATATGAATTTGAAGGAATTATAATCAGTGAAGGAGTATTGGAAATTATGCCAGAAAATTATGGATTTTTAAGATCTTCCGATTTTAATTATTTATCATCTCCTGATGACATTTACGTTTCTCAATCTCAAATTAGACTTTTTGGTATGAAAACAGGAGATACAATAAGAGGAGAAGTTCGTCCACCTAAAAATGGAGAAAAATATTTTCCATTAATTAAAATTCTTGAAATTAATGGAAGACCTCCTGCTTTTGTAAGAGAAAGAAATTCTTTTGAACATTTAACTCCATTATTTCCAAATGAGAAATTTAAATTAGCTGAAAAAAATGCTACTCTTTCCACTAGAATTGTAGATCTTTTTACTCCTATAGGAAAAGGACAAAGAGGAATGATAGTAGCCCCTCCTAAAACCGGAAAAACGACTTTATTAAAAGAAATTGCAAATGCAATTGCTGCCAATCACCCTGAAGTTTATTTGATTATATTATTGATTGATGAACGACCAGAGGAAGTTACAGATATGCAAAGAAATGTAAAAGGAGAAGTTATAGCATCTACTTTTGATGAACCAGCAGATAGACATGTAAAAGTAGCTAATATTGTTTTACAAAAAGCAAAAAGAATGGTGGAATGTTCTCATGATGTAGTTATATTGTTGGATTCTATAACACGTTTAGCACGTGCATATAATACTGTTTCTCCTGCATCTGGAAAAGTTTTGTCAGGAGGTGTGGATGCGAATGCATTACATAGACCAAAAAGATTTTTTGGAGCTGCTAGAAATATAGAAAATGGAGGTTCTTTATCTATTATAGCTACAGCTATGATTGATACAGGATCTAAAATGGATGAGGTTATTTTTGAAGAATTTAAAGGAACAGGAAATAAAGAACTTCAATTAGATAGAAGAATAGCTAATAAACGAATATATCCAGCTATTGATCTTGTTTCATCTAGTACAAGAAAAGATGATCTTTTATTGGATACAAATACATTACAAAGAATGTGGATTTTGCGAAAACATCTTTCTGATATGAATCCAGTAGAAGCTATGGAATTTTTAAGATCTAGAATAGCGAGAACTCAAAACAATGAAGAATTTTTAATATCGATGAATGGATAA
- the accB gene encoding acetyl-CoA carboxylase biotin carboxyl carrier protein, producing the protein MDLKKIKSLIQLISKSNISEIRIKIGNTKIHIKNKTFMKNDSWNTSYPKISSPISDFYDRFSKIEKENRNKYLTIKSPMIGTFYRKPHPDQKPFVKVGDKIKIGTKVCVIEAMKLFNDIESEVNGKLIKVLVEDATPVDYDQPLFTVDPT; encoded by the coding sequence ATGGATTTAAAAAAAATTAAATCATTAATTCAATTGATTTCAAAATCAAATATTAGTGAAATAAGGATTAAAATAGGGAATACTAAAATTCATATAAAAAATAAAACATTTATGAAAAATGATTCATGGAATACAAGTTACCCTAAAATATCTTCTCCTATTTCTGATTTCTATGATAGATTTTCAAAAATAGAAAAAGAAAATAGAAATAAATATTTAACAATAAAATCTCCTATGATAGGAACGTTTTATCGAAAACCTCATCCAGATCAAAAACCTTTCGTAAAAGTAGGAGATAAAATAAAAATAGGTACAAAAGTTTGTGTTATAGAAGCGATGAAACTATTCAATGATATAGAGTCTGAAGTAAATGGAAAACTAATTAAAGTTCTTGTAGAAGATGCTACTCCAGTTGATTATGATCAACCTTTATTTACGGTTGATCCTACCTAA